The following are encoded together in the Kribbella sp. CA-293567 genome:
- a CDS encoding alpha/beta hydrolase → MLPWSAELAGRFDQTTFDSAFLRDNPLGDPHERPVLVYLPPGYDESDQRYPSIYVAMGYTGHSGMWFNRTPFRQPYPELLDAMFATGDVPPAIVVFVDAWTRLGGSQYLDSPGTGRYHSYLCDEIVPYVDARYRTIADRDHRAITGKSSGGYAAMVTPLLRPDVFGALATHAGDAAFEVCYQPEFPLRARQLRDQHDGSYPKFFADFESRVGRATRQDLEFLEMYGYAAAYSAEPDGTVLLPYDDLGQVVPEIWERWLSRDPVRMVTTEPRYAEALRSLRAIWVDAGRQDEYYLDLGAAAFHRAALAAGVPEERLSFELFEGGHGGIEYRYPLAVGWLSRQLTG, encoded by the coding sequence ATGCTGCCATGGTCCGCGGAGCTGGCCGGACGGTTCGACCAGACCACGTTCGACAGCGCCTTCCTGCGCGACAACCCGCTCGGCGATCCGCACGAGCGGCCGGTACTCGTCTACCTGCCGCCCGGCTACGACGAGTCGGACCAGCGCTATCCCTCCATCTACGTGGCGATGGGCTACACCGGTCACTCCGGCATGTGGTTCAACCGGACGCCGTTCCGCCAGCCCTATCCGGAGTTGCTCGACGCGATGTTCGCGACCGGTGACGTGCCGCCGGCCATCGTCGTGTTCGTCGACGCCTGGACGCGACTCGGCGGCAGCCAGTACCTCGACTCGCCCGGCACCGGCCGCTACCACTCGTACCTGTGCGACGAGATCGTCCCGTACGTCGACGCGCGCTACCGCACCATCGCGGATCGCGACCACCGCGCGATCACCGGCAAGTCCAGCGGTGGGTACGCCGCGATGGTGACTCCACTGTTGCGCCCGGACGTGTTCGGCGCACTGGCCACCCACGCCGGCGATGCCGCGTTCGAGGTCTGCTACCAGCCGGAGTTCCCGCTGCGGGCCCGGCAACTGCGCGACCAGCACGACGGGTCCTACCCGAAGTTCTTCGCCGACTTCGAGAGCCGGGTCGGCCGGGCGACGCGGCAGGACCTGGAGTTCCTGGAGATGTACGGGTACGCCGCGGCGTACTCGGCCGAGCCGGACGGCACCGTGCTGCTCCCCTACGACGATCTGGGTCAGGTGGTTCCGGAGATCTGGGAACGCTGGCTGAGCCGCGACCCCGTACGGATGGTCACCACCGAGCCCCGGTACGCCGAGGCGCTGCGCTCGCTGCGGGCGATCTGGGTCGACGCGGGCCGGCAGGACGAGTACTACCTCGATCTCGGCGCGGCCGCCTTCCATCGCGCCGCGCTGGCGGCCGGCGTACCGGAGGAGCGGTTGTCCTTCGAGCTGTTCGAGGGCGGCCACGGTGGTATCGAGTACCGCTATCCGCTGGCGGTCGGCTGGCTCAGCCGGCAGCTGACCGGTTAA
- the argS gene encoding arginine--tRNA ligase, translated as MSAVLSILATRLSDAVTAAFGAQYGVLDPELRAATRPEFGHFQTNLALRLAQQLPEELRQPPRAIAQQLVAALDLTGICEPAQIAGPGFVNLTLLPSTLAAGVNEPIAFASRGERVVVDYSQPNVAKQMHVGHLRSTVIGDALCNVLRFVGYDVVRQNHVGDWGTQFGMMVEQVLFEGLAVESLDIEGLQQLYQRGRKHFDADGNFADLSRARVVRLQSGDAETLAIWRQMVEVSLVEFDRIYAQLGSPLTRAEVVGESAYNDRLQGVVDDLTTEGLLTESDGALCAFLPGFAGRDGTPLPVIVRKSDGGFGYSATDLAAVRHRVDELAADRIVYVVDHRQGLHFQQIFALCRAAGWLPDGVRAEHVAFGTVLGTDGKPFKTRDGGTVRLAWLLDGAVARARALLDERHGDDGARTVGGGGAGSSEGVRAAGGMDVATRAAVAGAVGIGAIKYADLSSDRINDYVFDLDRMVAMNGNTGPYLQYAHARLSRLLAKAGEAPGKVTVLTEPAEQRLALLLSGFDDCVVQVAETLQPHRLCTYLFEVASALSAFYEQCPVLSSTGETRASRLALCAATRDVLQDGLNLLGIDAPGTM; from the coding sequence ATGTCCGCTGTGCTGTCCATTCTTGCCACCAGACTCTCCGACGCCGTCACGGCCGCCTTCGGCGCGCAGTACGGCGTACTCGATCCTGAACTGCGGGCGGCGACCAGGCCCGAGTTCGGTCATTTCCAGACCAACCTCGCGCTGCGGCTCGCGCAGCAGTTGCCGGAGGAGCTCCGGCAGCCACCCCGTGCGATCGCTCAACAGCTGGTGGCCGCGCTCGACCTGACCGGGATCTGCGAACCGGCCCAGATCGCGGGACCAGGGTTCGTGAACCTCACGTTGCTGCCGTCGACCCTTGCGGCCGGCGTCAACGAGCCGATCGCTTTCGCATCGCGCGGCGAGCGCGTGGTGGTCGACTACTCACAGCCCAACGTCGCGAAACAGATGCACGTCGGCCACCTGCGGTCGACCGTGATCGGCGACGCCCTGTGCAACGTACTGCGGTTCGTGGGGTACGACGTCGTCCGGCAGAACCACGTCGGCGACTGGGGTACCCAGTTCGGCATGATGGTCGAGCAGGTGCTGTTCGAGGGACTGGCGGTGGAATCCCTTGATATCGAGGGGCTGCAGCAGCTCTACCAGCGCGGCCGGAAGCATTTTGATGCCGACGGCAACTTTGCGGACCTGTCCCGGGCGCGGGTGGTGCGGCTGCAGTCGGGTGACGCGGAGACGCTGGCGATCTGGCGGCAGATGGTCGAGGTGTCGCTGGTCGAGTTCGACCGCATCTATGCCCAGCTGGGATCGCCCTTGACGCGCGCCGAGGTCGTCGGCGAAAGCGCCTACAATGACCGATTGCAAGGGGTTGTGGACGATCTGACAACGGAAGGGCTGCTGACGGAATCGGACGGGGCGCTGTGTGCGTTCCTGCCCGGGTTCGCCGGACGGGACGGTACGCCGCTGCCGGTGATCGTGCGGAAGTCCGATGGCGGGTTCGGCTACAGCGCGACCGACCTGGCGGCGGTGCGACATCGGGTCGACGAGCTGGCGGCGGACCGGATCGTCTATGTGGTCGATCATCGGCAGGGGCTGCACTTCCAGCAGATCTTCGCGCTCTGCCGGGCGGCCGGGTGGTTGCCGGACGGGGTCCGTGCCGAACATGTTGCCTTTGGCACCGTCCTGGGCACGGACGGGAAGCCGTTCAAGACCAGGGACGGCGGCACCGTGCGGCTGGCGTGGCTGCTGGACGGAGCGGTGGCACGGGCCAGAGCGCTGCTCGACGAGCGGCACGGCGACGACGGCGCCCGGACGGTCGGCGGTGGTGGCGCAGGCAGCAGTGAGGGCGTACGAGCTGCCGGTGGGATGGATGTCGCGACGAGAGCGGCCGTCGCCGGCGCGGTGGGGATCGGCGCGATCAAGTACGCCGATCTGTCCAGCGACCGGATCAACGACTACGTGTTCGATCTCGACCGCATGGTGGCGATGAACGGCAACACCGGACCGTACCTGCAGTACGCGCACGCCCGGCTCTCCCGGCTACTCGCCAAGGCCGGTGAAGCTCCTGGCAAGGTCACCGTGCTCACCGAGCCGGCCGAGCAGCGGTTGGCGTTGCTGTTGAGCGGGTTCGACGACTGCGTCGTACAGGTCGCGGAGACTCTGCAGCCACATCGCTTGTGCACCTACCTGTTCGAGGTGGCCAGCGCACTGTCCGCGTTCTACGAGCAGTGCCCGGTGTTGAGCAGCACGGGTGAGACGAGAGCCAGCCGGCTGGCCTTGTGCGCGGCGACCCGGGACGTGTTGCAGGATGGGCTGAACCTGCTGGGCATCGACGCGCCCGGGACGATGTGA
- a CDS encoding bifunctional glycosyltransferase/CDP-glycerol:glycerophosphate glycerophosphotransferase → MAASTDSAGSPRFSIVVPCHASRAWLRPCLDSVLSQSCADFEIIAVDDASPDGSDRILDEYAAADPRVRVLHLSENVGLGLARNAGLKECRGDYVLFLDADDTYRPGSLEAIARRIEATGRPDIVMFDYERIHWDGRVVRNQRHDAFAREGDGVFTAAERPVFLTFLEVVWNKAIRRDFLTLHGFVFTAGFYEDAPWTYSTMLTAERIATLDQVVVHYRQHRTGGNIHATATRQQFDIFDQYDRVHAFITSDPALAGWRRFAFDRSLDHILAVLDKPERVHPDDRAEFFHAAAAFAKRWKPEGYVVDRTRRGFRRWQIVHDDYATYCTLKLSAKVLSVPSPRKAVGKLLHRDLDPNLALYGAYWFKQYACNPRAIYEKATELAPQLRGVWVIDADHVAAIPEGVEYVVAGSPAYAKLCAKATYFISNMNLPKELEKREGQIHLQTQHGTPLKTMGTDLRHYPVAAKDLDLDELMRQVDRWDFNLSANRYSSEIWERTYPAHFEELEYGFPRNDRLVNATLDDVRAIRASFGFDDSHLVVFYAPTFRDGVDSVRTPSGLVDLGGDGIHLDLDRLAAAAGEHGRVLVRTHYSLSKHPSARSPRVVDVSEHPRVEDLMLAADVLISDYSSISFDYANLDRPIVLLVDDLGSYDHNRGTYFDITAFPPGLVARSPEELLSALQTGAFAKAEAAKHRQLFREKFCEFDDGRAAERVVRRLFLGETDLPPITPLADRHPAPSPHRL, encoded by the coding sequence ATGGCCGCCAGCACCGACTCCGCCGGGTCCCCCCGGTTCAGCATCGTGGTCCCGTGTCATGCGTCACGGGCCTGGCTGCGGCCGTGCCTGGATTCGGTACTGAGCCAGTCCTGCGCCGACTTCGAGATCATCGCGGTCGACGATGCCAGTCCGGACGGCAGTGACCGCATCCTGGACGAGTACGCCGCCGCCGACCCGCGGGTCCGGGTGCTGCACCTGAGCGAGAACGTCGGGCTCGGACTGGCCCGCAACGCCGGCCTGAAGGAGTGCCGCGGCGACTACGTGCTCTTCCTGGACGCCGACGACACCTACCGGCCCGGCTCGCTCGAGGCGATCGCCCGGCGGATCGAGGCGACCGGACGGCCGGACATCGTGATGTTCGACTACGAGCGGATCCACTGGGACGGCCGGGTGGTCCGCAACCAGCGGCACGACGCGTTCGCCCGCGAGGGCGACGGCGTCTTCACCGCGGCCGAGCGGCCGGTCTTCCTGACCTTCCTCGAGGTGGTCTGGAACAAGGCGATCCGGCGCGACTTCCTCACCCTGCACGGCTTCGTCTTCACCGCCGGGTTCTACGAGGACGCGCCGTGGACCTACTCGACGATGCTGACCGCGGAGCGGATCGCCACCCTGGACCAGGTGGTCGTGCACTACCGGCAGCACCGCACCGGCGGCAACATCCACGCCACCGCCACCCGGCAGCAGTTCGACATCTTCGACCAGTACGACCGGGTGCACGCCTTCATCACCTCCGACCCGGCCCTCGCCGGCTGGCGGCGGTTCGCCTTCGACCGGTCGCTGGACCACATCCTGGCCGTCCTGGACAAGCCCGAACGGGTGCATCCGGACGACCGGGCGGAGTTCTTCCACGCCGCGGCCGCCTTCGCCAAGCGCTGGAAGCCCGAGGGGTACGTCGTCGACCGGACCCGGCGCGGCTTCCGCCGCTGGCAGATCGTGCACGACGACTACGCGACGTACTGCACGCTGAAGCTGAGCGCCAAGGTGCTGAGCGTGCCCAGCCCGCGCAAGGCGGTCGGCAAACTGCTGCACCGCGACCTCGACCCGAACCTCGCGCTCTACGGCGCCTACTGGTTCAAGCAGTACGCCTGCAACCCCCGGGCGATCTACGAGAAGGCCACCGAGCTCGCGCCCCAGCTGCGCGGTGTCTGGGTGATCGACGCCGACCACGTCGCGGCGATTCCCGAAGGCGTCGAGTACGTCGTCGCGGGCTCCCCGGCGTACGCGAAGCTCTGCGCCAAGGCGACGTACTTCATCAGCAACATGAACCTGCCGAAGGAGCTCGAGAAGCGCGAGGGGCAGATCCACCTGCAGACCCAGCACGGTACGCCGCTGAAGACGATGGGCACCGATCTGCGGCACTACCCGGTCGCGGCGAAGGACCTCGACCTGGACGAGCTGATGCGGCAGGTCGACCGGTGGGACTTCAACCTGTCCGCCAACCGGTACTCGTCGGAGATCTGGGAACGCACCTACCCCGCGCACTTCGAGGAACTGGAGTACGGGTTCCCCCGCAACGACCGGCTGGTGAACGCGACGCTGGACGACGTCCGGGCGATCCGCGCGTCCTTCGGCTTCGACGACTCCCACCTGGTGGTGTTCTACGCGCCGACCTTCCGCGACGGCGTCGACTCGGTTCGTACGCCGTCCGGGCTGGTCGACCTCGGTGGCGACGGCATCCACCTGGACCTCGACCGGCTGGCCGCCGCGGCCGGCGAGCACGGCCGGGTGCTGGTGCGGACGCACTACTCGCTCTCGAAGCACCCGTCGGCCCGGTCGCCCCGGGTGGTGGACGTCTCCGAGCATCCCCGGGTCGAGGACCTGATGCTCGCGGCCGACGTGCTGATCTCGGACTACTCGTCGATCAGCTTCGACTACGCCAACCTCGACCGGCCGATCGTGCTGCTGGTCGACGACCTGGGCAGCTACGACCACAACCGCGGGACGTACTTCGACATCACCGCCTTCCCGCCCGGACTGGTGGCACGCTCGCCGGAGGAGTTGCTGTCCGCGTTGCAGACCGGCGCCTTCGCGAAGGCCGAGGCGGCCAAGCACCGGCAGCTGTTCCGGGAGAAGTTCTGCGAGTTCGACGACGGCCGCGCGGCCGAGCGGGTGGTCCGCCGGCTCTTCCTCGGCGAGACCGACCTGCCGCCGATCACTCCGCTGGCCGACCGGCACCCGGCTCCGTCACCCCATCGGCTCTGA
- a CDS encoding MFS transporter yields the protein MSATSAAPPGAGTRTPARRPGVVLAVILITQLMVILDGTVVNIAMPKIQHALDFSPASLSWVQNAYALAFGGLLLLGARAGDLLGRRRVFITGVSVFTAASLLGGLAPNAELLLAARVLQGIGGAIAAPAALTLLMLTFREGPERLKALGLYSLVSSGGASVGLVVGGMLTDWVSWRWGLFINVPIGIGLVFAARQVLSETPPEKGKFDVAGALTSTLGITSVVYGFIRVAEVGWSSNEVRGAFLAGVLLLAGFVLIERRVSHPIVPLRLFADTDRVAAYATMLLVVGTMFGMFFFLTQYLQGVLNFSPLQAGLAFLPMTGLLFTSSRIVPRLLGRIDGGRLMITGSLLVLAGMLWLTRVSEESSYLGGVVGPLILFGFGAGMIFIPLTGRALAGVQPADAGAASGMLNVLQQVGGALGLGILVTIFGTASRNSDAASRNPVEHAREVLTDGVHAAFVGSAVYAALTLAVIVLGVRPWARRKTPAAVVAREEIPVEL from the coding sequence ATGTCGGCAACATCCGCCGCGCCGCCCGGTGCCGGGACCCGCACGCCCGCCCGGCGGCCGGGGGTCGTCCTCGCAGTCATCCTGATCACCCAGTTGATGGTGATTCTCGACGGCACCGTGGTGAACATCGCGATGCCCAAGATCCAGCACGCGCTCGACTTCAGTCCGGCGAGTCTGTCCTGGGTCCAGAACGCCTACGCCCTCGCCTTCGGCGGGCTGCTGCTGCTCGGTGCCCGGGCCGGCGACCTGCTCGGCCGCCGCCGGGTGTTCATCACCGGCGTCAGCGTCTTCACCGCCGCCTCGCTGCTCGGTGGACTCGCCCCGAACGCCGAACTGCTACTGGCGGCCCGCGTCCTGCAGGGCATCGGTGGTGCCATCGCAGCGCCCGCCGCCCTGACCCTGCTCATGCTCACCTTCCGCGAGGGCCCGGAGCGCTTGAAGGCTCTCGGTCTCTACAGCCTGGTCTCCTCCGGCGGCGCGAGCGTCGGCCTGGTCGTCGGCGGCATGCTGACCGACTGGGTGTCGTGGCGCTGGGGGCTCTTCATCAACGTGCCGATCGGTATCGGCCTGGTCTTCGCGGCCCGGCAGGTGCTGTCCGAGACGCCGCCCGAGAAGGGCAAGTTCGACGTCGCCGGTGCGCTCACGTCGACGCTCGGCATCACCTCGGTGGTCTACGGCTTCATCCGGGTCGCCGAGGTCGGCTGGTCGTCGAACGAGGTCCGCGGCGCGTTCCTGGCCGGCGTCCTGCTGCTCGCCGGGTTCGTGCTGATCGAGCGCCGGGTCAGCCACCCGATCGTTCCGCTGCGGTTGTTCGCCGACACCGACCGGGTCGCGGCGTACGCGACCATGCTGCTGGTGGTCGGCACCATGTTCGGGATGTTCTTCTTCCTCACGCAGTACCTGCAGGGAGTGCTGAACTTCAGCCCGTTGCAGGCAGGACTGGCGTTCCTGCCGATGACCGGTCTGCTCTTCACCTCGTCGCGGATCGTGCCGCGACTGCTAGGCCGGATCGACGGCGGAAGGCTGATGATCACCGGTTCGCTGCTGGTGCTGGCCGGGATGCTGTGGCTGACCCGGGTCTCCGAGGAGAGCAGCTACCTCGGCGGCGTCGTCGGGCCGCTGATCCTGTTCGGGTTCGGCGCCGGGATGATCTTCATCCCGCTGACCGGGCGCGCGCTGGCCGGCGTACAGCCCGCGGATGCCGGGGCGGCCTCCGGCATGCTGAACGTCCTGCAGCAGGTCGGCGGGGCCCTGGGCCTCGGCATCCTGGTCACGATCTTCGGTACGGCGAGCCGCAACTCGGACGCGGCCTCGAGGAACCCGGTCGAACACGCCCGCGAGGTGCTGACCGACGGCGTGCACGCGGCCTTCGTCGGGTCAGCCGTCTACGCGGCTCTCACCCTGGCCGTGATCGTCCTCGGTGTCCGCCCGTGGGCTCGTCGGAAGACCCCGGCAGCCGTCGTCGCGAGGGAAGAGATCCCGGTCGAGCTCTGA
- a CDS encoding GNAT family N-acetyltransferase, with protein MGTFPEWVQARPIEKTDTAEWAALLNDVQEADQNGENYDADDLIEELSDPKLDCERDTVGLWDGGTMVGYAVLHWRAHLVDVDRLNTDAGVRPAWRRRGLGRALMSWMIGRAGELHEEHHPEVAEAELNAGAISTNAGAAALFGSFGFEEARYFFEMKRPFDTPIPAAELPDGLRLVPFGPEYDEALRLVHNEAFMDHWGSTPKDEETWKVWFTGSRAFRPGISFLVLDGDAIVAYANGFEYEADTAVTGIREVYVGQVGTVRSHRGRGLAGVALSALMREAERTGFKRASLGVDADNPTGALGLYERLGFQQHAKSITYRLPLT; from the coding sequence ATGGGGACGTTTCCGGAGTGGGTGCAGGCACGGCCGATCGAGAAGACCGACACCGCTGAGTGGGCGGCGCTGCTCAACGACGTACAAGAGGCCGATCAGAATGGCGAGAACTACGACGCCGACGACCTGATCGAGGAGCTCAGCGATCCGAAGCTGGACTGTGAGCGGGACACGGTCGGGCTGTGGGACGGCGGCACGATGGTGGGCTACGCCGTGCTGCACTGGCGGGCGCACCTGGTCGACGTGGATCGGCTCAACACCGACGCCGGCGTGCGGCCGGCTTGGCGCCGTCGCGGTCTCGGACGAGCGCTGATGAGCTGGATGATCGGGCGCGCCGGTGAGCTGCACGAGGAGCACCACCCGGAGGTCGCCGAGGCTGAGCTCAACGCCGGCGCGATCAGCACCAATGCCGGTGCCGCCGCGCTGTTCGGCTCGTTCGGCTTCGAGGAGGCGCGGTACTTCTTCGAGATGAAGCGGCCCTTCGACACCCCGATTCCGGCGGCCGAGCTACCGGACGGGCTGCGGCTGGTGCCGTTCGGACCGGAGTACGACGAGGCGTTGCGGCTGGTCCACAACGAGGCCTTCATGGATCACTGGGGTTCGACGCCGAAGGACGAGGAGACCTGGAAGGTGTGGTTCACCGGGTCGCGCGCGTTCCGGCCGGGGATCAGCTTCCTGGTGCTCGACGGGGACGCCATCGTCGCCTACGCGAACGGCTTCGAGTACGAGGCCGACACCGCTGTGACGGGGATCCGCGAGGTGTACGTCGGTCAGGTCGGCACGGTCCGGTCGCATCGAGGGCGCGGGCTGGCCGGGGTCGCCTTGTCGGCGCTGATGCGCGAGGCGGAGCGCACCGGGTTCAAGCGCGCCTCGCTCGGCGTCGACGCCGACAACCCGACCGGCGCTCTCGGTCTCTACGAGCGGCTCGGCTTCCAGCAGCATGCCAAGTCGATCACCTACCGCCTGCCGCTGACCTGA